In Streptomyces erythrochromogenes, the DNA window GGCGTGCTCCCCGGCGGAGAACTGCCAGGCGACCGCCGCGGCGGAGGAGACCTCGATGATCGAGTCGAGGCCGAATCCGATGAGCGCGGTCGAGGAGGACAGGGTGCCCGCCGTGAGGGCGACGACCGCCTCGATGACGTTGTACGTGAGGGTGGCGGCCACGAGGAGGCGTATGCGGCGGGTCAGTACCTCGCGCCGGGCGGGCGACGGGCCGAGGGCCAGGGTGGCCATCAGCAGCACCCCTTCTCGTCCGCCTCGGCGCAGGTCCGGTCGGCGGCGACGGTGACGACCGCGGAGCGGAGGTCGTCGAGGGCGTGCCCGAGGCGCGCGTCGGCCAGCTCGTAGCGGGTGCGGCGGCCTTCGGGGACCGCGACCACGAGGCCGCAGTCGCGCAGGCAGGCGAGGTGGTTGGACAGCCGGGTGCGGGAGATCCCCAGCTTGTCGGCGAGGTCGGAAGGGTGCGCCGGGGCCTCGCGGATCTCGAGGAGCAGGCGGCAGCGGATCGGATCGGCCAGCGCGCGCCCGAAGCGCGCCAGGACCTCGATGTCTTCGGCGATGTTCAGCACAGCTCGACAGTACATCGATTCGTGAATTCAGGGAATCCTGAACTGTTGCGGGGGTGTCGTGCACGACGGCGCAGCCGGCCGGGGGCGACGCCACATCCCGCGCGGCCTCGGCGCCTACTCCCGGATCTTCAGGACGTCGGCGACGGGGCGGCGTGGTGTCTCGGGTCCCTGGGGGCCGTAGCCCAGGCGCAGGACCATCTGGACGTGACCCATGGCGTCGAGCGGGTCGCGGGCCGTCCATCGCAGTTCCGGCCATTCGAGGGGCTGGGAGGTCATCGAGGTGGCCAGGCCGTCGGCGGTGGCCCGGAGGAGGACGCGTTCC includes these proteins:
- a CDS encoding ArsR/SmtB family transcription factor → MLNIAEDIEVLARFGRALADPIRCRLLLEIREAPAHPSDLADKLGISRTRLSNHLACLRDCGLVVAVPEGRRTRYELADARLGHALDDLRSAVVTVAADRTCAEADEKGCC